One genomic window of Halovivax cerinus includes the following:
- a CDS encoding HAL/PAL/TAL family ammonia-lyase, with protein MGEPDGNAPREAAAGDEFEPVRVDGETLTPADVERVARRGAPVELTDEAMANVETARERIEDVVASGEPVYGVNTGFGELVDERIEPDELERLQHNLLRSHASGAGAELGREAVRAMLVTRLNALAKGHSGVRPIVVDHLATMLNEGIHPVVRSRGSLGASGDLAPLSHMALVLIGEGEAIVDRGDGATDGRDSGAATDRADVPATDSRRLPGEEALATAGLDPLSLAPKEGLALINGTQLTVGLAALLVVDAERVVEAADAAGALTTEVTMGSTVPSHPVLSEVRPHSGHCESAERIRSLTTDSEIVESHRNCDRVQDAYSLRCLPQVHGAVREAVAHLREAVAIELNSATDNPLVFDADDADPRASGTDRAAVLSGGNFHGEPLALRLDYVTAALTELAAISERRVDRLLNPNLQEDHLPPFLATESGVESGYMIAQYTAASLVNENRSLGRAATDNTPVSGGQEDHVSMSAQAADHARTALANARHVVATELCAAAEAAEYVDDDLTHGVGTGVVYDLVRERVPPLDGDRPLTDDVEAVAALVAEGTFRRELESVVES; from the coding sequence ATGGGTGAGCCAGACGGCAACGCCCCGCGGGAAGCGGCGGCGGGCGACGAGTTCGAACCGGTACGCGTCGACGGTGAGACACTCACGCCAGCCGACGTCGAACGCGTCGCACGACGCGGTGCGCCGGTCGAACTGACGGACGAGGCGATGGCGAACGTCGAGACCGCGCGGGAGCGAATCGAGGACGTCGTGGCCTCGGGCGAGCCAGTCTACGGCGTCAACACCGGGTTCGGCGAACTCGTCGACGAGCGGATCGAACCCGACGAACTCGAACGACTGCAGCACAACTTGCTGCGGAGTCACGCCTCTGGCGCCGGCGCCGAACTCGGTCGCGAGGCCGTGCGAGCGATGCTGGTCACCCGGTTGAACGCGCTCGCGAAGGGCCACTCCGGCGTCCGCCCAATCGTCGTCGACCACCTCGCGACGATGCTGAACGAGGGGATTCACCCGGTCGTCCGGTCCCGGGGAAGCCTCGGCGCCAGCGGCGATCTCGCGCCGCTTTCGCACATGGCGCTCGTGCTCATCGGCGAGGGCGAGGCGATCGTCGACCGGGGCGATGGGGCGACCGATGGCCGCGATTCGGGTGCGGCCACGGACCGAGCCGACGTACCGGCGACAGACAGTCGACGGCTCCCGGGTGAGGAGGCGCTCGCGACCGCGGGGCTCGACCCGTTATCGCTCGCCCCGAAGGAGGGGCTGGCGCTGATCAACGGCACGCAACTCACCGTCGGCCTGGCGGCGCTGCTCGTCGTCGACGCCGAACGCGTCGTCGAGGCGGCCGACGCGGCTGGCGCGCTCACGACCGAGGTGACGATGGGATCGACGGTTCCCTCCCACCCTGTACTGTCCGAGGTTCGCCCACACTCGGGCCACTGTGAGAGCGCCGAGCGAATCCGTTCGTTGACGACCGACTCGGAGATCGTCGAGTCCCACCGGAACTGCGATCGGGTACAGGACGCCTACTCACTGCGGTGTCTCCCGCAAGTCCACGGCGCGGTCCGCGAGGCCGTGGCCCACCTCCGCGAGGCCGTCGCGATCGAACTCAACAGCGCGACGGACAACCCGCTCGTCTTCGACGCGGACGACGCCGACCCGCGGGCGAGCGGGACGGATCGAGCGGCGGTCCTCTCCGGCGGTAACTTCCACGGCGAACCGCTCGCTCTCCGACTCGACTACGTCACGGCGGCGTTGACCGAACTCGCCGCCATCAGCGAGCGACGGGTCGATCGCCTCCTGAACCCGAACCTCCAGGAAGACCACCTCCCACCGTTCCTGGCGACCGAGAGCGGCGTCGAGTCGGGCTACATGATCGCCCAGTACACCGCCGCGTCGCTGGTCAACGAGAACCGATCACTGGGTCGCGCCGCGACGGATAACACACCCGTCTCCGGCGGGCAGGAGGACCACGTCAGCATGAGCGCACAGGCTGCCGATCACGCTCGGACCGCACTCGCGAACGCGCGACACGTCGTCGCGACGGAGCTCTGCGCGGCCGCCGAGGCCGCCGAGTACGTCGACGACGACCTGACCCACGGCGTCGGCACCGGCGTCGTCTACGACCTGGTGCGTGAGCGCGTCCCGCCGCTCGACGGCGACCGTCCACTCACCGACGACGTCGAGGCGGTGGCAGCGCTGGTGGCCGAGGGAACGTTCAGGCGTGAACTCGAATCGGTCGTGGAGTCGTAG
- a CDS encoding DUF5813 family protein, producing MTDETLPKPVDVALAAHDAFEPTDDGYVLTTTVFDARVTASAAEGERDGEFRVVATVPTLSAATVDEVARVVEDDWFETFDRRLADVFDIATTSTHDEPIVERDVPAGEVTVTLTYVAWDAAEGVADAKAMVEFVEGTYAQGLIPGYEYRGEAATLRVNAQQRGQKAVDDGGSP from the coding sequence ATGACAGACGAGACGCTTCCGAAACCGGTCGACGTCGCGCTCGCGGCCCACGACGCGTTCGAACCGACCGACGACGGCTACGTCCTGACGACGACGGTCTTCGACGCGCGAGTGACCGCGTCCGCGGCCGAGGGCGAACGTGACGGTGAGTTTCGCGTCGTCGCCACGGTCCCGACGCTCTCGGCGGCGACCGTCGACGAGGTCGCCCGCGTGGTCGAAGACGACTGGTTCGAGACGTTCGATCGCCGCCTCGCGGACGTCTTCGACATTGCGACCACCAGCACGCACGACGAGCCGATTGTCGAGCGTGACGTTCCGGCCGGCGAGGTGACCGTGACGCTCACGTACGTCGCGTGGGACGCCGCCGAGGGCGTCGCGGACGCGAAAGCGATGGTCGAGTTCGTCGAGGGGACCTACGCCCAGGGACTCATCCCCGGCTACGAGTATCGCGGCGAGGCGGCGACGCTCCGGGTGAACGCACAGCAACGCGGACAGAAGGCGGTCGACGACGGCGGGTCGCCGTAA
- a CDS encoding Lrp/AsnC family transcriptional regulator, whose translation MVTAYVMIKANTGEADRLRREIDAIAGVTDVHIVAGDVDLIAKATVDSPAAIKDVAASEIQGIDGVEGTQTYIAMD comes from the coding sequence ATGGTGACCGCGTACGTGATGATCAAGGCAAACACCGGCGAGGCCGATCGTCTCCGCCGAGAAATCGACGCGATCGCCGGTGTCACAGACGTCCACATCGTCGCCGGCGACGTCGACCTCATCGCGAAGGCGACCGTCGACTCTCCGGCCGCCATCAAAGACGTCGCGGCGTCAGAGATACAGGGGATCGACGGCGTCGAAGGCACGCAGACCTACATCGCGATGGACTGA
- a CDS encoding potassium channel family protein → MRFVIVGAGRVGARTARVLRDEGHDVTVIERDESAVRRAKDAGLDVVIGDGAREEILKEAGIEDADAVGALTRDLNANFAACLIASHAGCRTVMRIDDDYREEIYRRYADEVDEVVYPERLGAIGAKNALLGGTIRAIADIAQNLQIVELTVTSESPVAGYLVSELELPADARVLAHATGDEPFHVPDVDGSLAAGDRLVVLADFDVLSDVRQIVVGEADGEQTVEPGGAR, encoded by the coding sequence ATGCGGTTTGTTATCGTTGGTGCCGGGCGGGTCGGCGCGCGAACGGCCAGAGTCCTTCGCGACGAGGGCCACGACGTCACGGTCATCGAACGAGACGAGTCGGCAGTCAGGCGCGCGAAAGACGCCGGACTCGACGTCGTCATCGGTGACGGCGCTCGAGAGGAGATCCTGAAAGAGGCCGGTATCGAGGACGCCGACGCCGTCGGGGCACTCACCCGGGATTTAAACGCAAACTTCGCCGCCTGCCTGATCGCGTCCCACGCCGGCTGTCGAACCGTGATGCGGATCGACGACGACTATCGCGAGGAGATCTACCGGCGGTACGCGGACGAGGTAGACGAGGTGGTCTACCCGGAACGCCTCGGCGCGATCGGCGCGAAGAACGCCCTCCTCGGTGGGACGATCCGCGCCATCGCCGATATCGCCCAGAACCTCCAGATCGTCGAACTCACGGTCACGTCCGAGTCGCCGGTGGCGGGCTACCTCGTCAGCGAACTCGAACTGCCCGCTGACGCGCGAGTACTCGCTCACGCGACGGGAGACGAACCGTTTCACGTCCCGGACGTCGACGGCTCGCTGGCGGCGGGCGACCGCCTCGTCGTCCTCGCCGACTTCGACGTGCTGAGCGACGTTCGCCAGATCGTCGTCGGCGAGGCGGACGGCGAGCAAACGGTCGAACCCGGAGGTGCCCGGTGA
- a CDS encoding Lrp/AsnC ligand binding domain-containing protein, translated as MVHAYVLVKTSAGKSSGVLESIGAVEPVTTAHVVAGNYDVIAEVDAPEVYDVLRAVSSDLQSLDGVLDTKTYLAMD; from the coding sequence ATGGTCCACGCATACGTCCTGGTGAAGACGTCGGCGGGTAAGTCGTCGGGGGTGCTCGAGTCGATTGGCGCGGTCGAACCGGTGACGACTGCCCACGTCGTTGCCGGTAACTACGACGTCATCGCCGAGGTCGACGCGCCGGAGGTGTACGACGTGCTCCGGGCCGTCTCGTCCGACCTGCAATCCCTCGACGGCGTGCTCGATACGAAGACGTACCTCGCCATGGACTGA
- the tmk gene encoding dTMP kinase: MLVTLEGIDGSGKTTVWEALQAEFPDATFTREPTDSWYGDAVYRSIGDDDADPLAELFLYTADHADHLSRVVEPALERGDLVISDRYADSRYAYQGATLEGVIERPMEYVRGVHAPFTVEPDLTLYFDLDPETGASRAGATNKFERARLLGDVRSNYERLLDMAPYRFVRLDATRPPEDVIESAIDALKDRIETDAADESGGN; the protein is encoded by the coding sequence ATGCTGGTCACGCTCGAGGGTATCGACGGAAGCGGGAAGACCACCGTCTGGGAGGCGCTACAGGCGGAGTTCCCCGACGCGACGTTCACCCGCGAGCCGACCGACTCCTGGTACGGCGACGCCGTCTACCGCTCGATCGGGGACGACGATGCGGATCCGCTCGCCGAACTCTTTCTGTACACTGCCGACCACGCCGATCACCTCTCCCGCGTCGTCGAGCCCGCACTCGAACGCGGCGACCTCGTCATCTCGGATCGCTACGCGGATTCGAGATACGCCTACCAGGGAGCGACCCTCGAAGGCGTGATCGAGCGGCCGATGGAGTACGTTCGCGGCGTCCACGCGCCATTCACCGTCGAGCCAGATCTCACCCTGTACTTCGACCTCGACCCGGAGACCGGCGCCAGTCGAGCCGGCGCGACCAACAAGTTCGAGCGCGCCAGACTGCTCGGAGACGTCCGGTCGAACTACGAACGCCTCCTCGACATGGCGCCGTACCGGTTCGTCAGGCTCGACGCGACCCGTCCGCCCGAGGACGTCATCGAGAGCGCGATCGACGCGCTGAAAGATCGGATCGAGACCGATGCCGCTGACGAGTCCGGTGGGAACTGA
- a CDS encoding complex I NDUFA9 subunit family protein: MNILVAGGTGFIGSALCKELADRGHDVTAMARHPDDETLPTGVEAVAGDATDPESARTAVDDHDVVVNLVALSPLFQTSKGVSQASVHVGATTALVEAAENEAVDRFVQLSAIEADTDAPTSHLRAKGRGEAIVRESAVESIVVRPSVVFGAGDEFTSFIGATTVPYLTPLPAGGRTRFQPLWIGDLAPLLAECVLEARGDETYELAGPEVLTLADVTRQYYAARNRWVRIVPVPMVLSKLGLSLAGPIPFVPFGIEQARGLTVDNTTSRNAVDEFGVEPASLRTFREYLDAES; the protein is encoded by the coding sequence ATGAACATCCTCGTCGCGGGCGGTACGGGGTTCATCGGAAGCGCACTCTGTAAAGAACTGGCCGACCGCGGTCACGACGTGACGGCGATGGCACGCCACCCCGACGACGAGACCCTCCCCACCGGCGTCGAGGCGGTCGCGGGCGACGCGACGGATCCGGAATCGGCGCGCACCGCCGTCGACGATCACGACGTGGTCGTCAATCTCGTCGCGCTTTCACCACTCTTTCAGACGTCGAAGGGCGTATCGCAGGCATCGGTCCACGTCGGCGCGACGACCGCCCTCGTCGAGGCGGCCGAAAACGAGGCCGTCGATCGATTCGTCCAGTTGAGTGCGATCGAAGCCGATACCGACGCGCCGACGTCGCACCTGCGGGCGAAAGGCCGGGGCGAAGCGATCGTGCGGGAATCGGCGGTCGAATCGATCGTCGTTCGCCCCTCCGTCGTTTTCGGCGCGGGAGACGAGTTCACGTCGTTCATCGGGGCGACGACCGTCCCCTATCTGACGCCGCTGCCGGCCGGCGGACGGACGCGTTTCCAGCCACTCTGGATCGGGGACCTGGCACCGCTGCTCGCCGAGTGCGTTCTCGAGGCCCGAGGCGACGAAACCTACGAACTGGCCGGTCCGGAGGTACTCACCCTGGCCGACGTGACGCGCCAGTACTACGCGGCACGAAACAGGTGGGTCAGAATCGTCCCCGTGCCGATGGTGCTCTCGAAACTCGGGCTCTCTCTCGCGGGGCCGATTCCGTTCGTCCCGTTCGGTATCGAACAGGCCCGCGGCCTCACTGTCGACAACACCACGTCCCGCAACGCCGTCGACGAGTTCGGCGTGGAACCCGCCTCCCTTCGGACATTCCGGGAGTACCTCGACGCCGAATCGTAA
- a CDS encoding tubulin/FtsZ family protein — MKLAMIGFGQAGGKVVDRFLDYDDRTNSGIVRSAIAVNTAKADLMGLNRIPQENRVLIGQARVKGHGVGADNELGAEVAEEDIDEVQNAIDSIPTHEVDAFLVVAGMGGGTGSGGAPVLAKHLKRIYTIPVYGLGILPGTDEGGIYTLNAARSFQTFVREVDNLLVFDNDSWRSAGESVEGGYSQINEEIVRRFGVLFGAGEVQPGNEVAESVVDSSEIINTLSGGGVSTVGFASEEVDLSATSGGLLSKFTGGGGSVDDGLDAANTTNRITSLVRKAALGRLTLPCEIDGAERALLVLSGPSEHLNRKGIERGRKWLEEETGSMEVRGGDYPRDIPEVSASILLSGVTNVPRIKRLQQVAIEAQDNMEDIQQESEDNLEELVEDDADDLEPLF; from the coding sequence ATGAAACTGGCGATGATCGGGTTCGGACAGGCCGGAGGGAAGGTCGTCGATCGATTCCTCGATTACGACGATCGGACGAACAGCGGCATCGTTCGTTCCGCGATCGCCGTGAACACGGCGAAAGCGGACCTCATGGGCCTGAACCGAATCCCACAGGAAAACCGCGTCCTGATCGGCCAGGCGCGGGTGAAAGGTCACGGCGTAGGTGCAGACAACGAACTCGGCGCGGAAGTCGCCGAAGAGGACATCGACGAGGTCCAGAACGCGATCGATTCGATCCCGACTCACGAGGTCGACGCATTCCTCGTGGTCGCCGGAATGGGCGGCGGAACCGGTTCGGGTGGTGCACCGGTGCTCGCGAAGCACTTGAAACGCATCTACACGATCCCCGTCTACGGACTCGGCATCCTGCCCGGGACCGACGAAGGCGGAATCTACACGCTCAACGCAGCCCGGTCGTTCCAAACGTTCGTCCGGGAGGTCGACAACCTGCTCGTCTTCGACAACGACTCCTGGCGATCCGCCGGCGAGTCGGTCGAAGGCGGGTATTCACAGATCAACGAGGAGATCGTCCGCCGATTCGGGGTGCTCTTCGGTGCCGGCGAGGTGCAACCGGGCAACGAGGTCGCAGAGAGCGTCGTCGACTCCTCCGAGATCATCAACACGCTCTCGGGCGGCGGCGTCTCGACCGTCGGGTTCGCCTCGGAGGAGGTCGACCTGAGTGCGACGTCCGGCGGGCTCCTCTCGAAGTTCACGGGTGGTGGCGGCAGTGTCGACGACGGCCTCGACGCCGCGAACACGACCAACCGCATAACCAGCCTCGTGCGCAAGGCGGCACTCGGTCGACTCACGCTCCCGTGTGAGATCGACGGGGCCGAGCGCGCACTGTTGGTCCTCTCCGGACCGTCCGAGCACCTGAATCGAAAGGGCATCGAGCGCGGTCGGAAGTGGCTCGAAGAAGAGACCGGCAGCATGGAAGTCCGCGGCGGCGACTACCCACGAGACATTCCAGAGGTGTCCGCGTCGATCCTCCTCTCCGGCGTCACGAACGTCCCGCGAATCAAGCGCCTCCAGCAGGTCGCAATCGAGGCCCAGGACAACATGGAGGACATCCAGCAAGAGAGTGAGGACAACTTAGAAGAACTCGTCGAAGACGACGCCGACGACCTCGAACCGCTGTTCTGA
- the cofC gene encoding 2-phospho-L-lactate guanylyltransferase gives MEILVPFATDAPKTRLSPILSAAERQVFARAMLRDVVDAIRAAGHEPRVLATGSLSIDASVTVDERPLDAAVNDALEGHFTEGETAPVDEAVAIVMADLALATPPALERLFTADGDVVFAPGRGGGTNAFVSRHPDFRVDYHGTSYLDHRDIAASIGANVDVVDSFRLATDVDEPTDLVEVLCHGAGRSRSVLEEAGFELETADGRVTVTRPDRVSEAGPDERDQSG, from the coding sequence ATGGAGATACTCGTCCCGTTCGCGACCGACGCACCCAAGACGCGGCTGTCGCCGATCCTCTCTGCGGCCGAGCGACAGGTCTTCGCCCGGGCGATGCTGCGGGACGTCGTCGACGCTATACGCGCGGCAGGACACGAACCGCGAGTGCTCGCGACGGGATCACTCTCGATCGACGCGTCGGTGACCGTGGACGAGCGGCCACTCGACGCGGCCGTCAACGACGCACTGGAGGGACACTTCACCGAGGGCGAGACAGCTCCCGTCGACGAGGCCGTCGCGATCGTCATGGCCGATCTGGCGCTGGCGACGCCGCCAGCACTGGAGCGACTGTTCACCGCGGACGGCGACGTCGTCTTCGCACCGGGTCGGGGCGGCGGAACGAACGCGTTCGTCAGTCGCCATCCCGACTTCCGGGTCGATTACCACGGGACGTCGTACCTCGACCACCGCGATATCGCCGCGTCGATCGGCGCGAACGTCGACGTCGTCGACTCGTTCCGTCTCGCGACCGACGTGGACGAGCCGACAGACCTCGTCGAAGTGCTCTGTCACGGCGCTGGTCGATCACGGAGCGTCCTCGAAGAGGCCGGGTTCGAACTCGAGACCGCCGACGGTCGAGTGACGGTGACTCGACCGGATCGGGTGAGCGAGGCCGGTCCGGATGAGCGGGACCAGTCCGGGTGA
- the cofG gene encoding 7,8-didemethyl-8-hydroxy-5-deazariboflavin synthase subunit CofG — MIPGAAEYDVDVVIDEDEIERLLDVMPEDVTGPTELTYARNVFVPLTTACRYTCTYCTYFDPPGEASLLSLSEVRDICRRGADAGCTEALFTFGDDPDDRYTEIHARLEEWGYESIHSYLRAACEVALEEGLLPHANPGDQTRDQMATVADVNASMGVMLETTADVDAHAGPRRKVPGQRLDTIRTAGELAVPFTTGILVGIGEDWRTRAESLLAIRDLHERYGHVQEVIVQPVRDNERWRGGTPDLATMRRVTAMARAALPEAVSVQVPPNLTPVRELVDCGVDDLGGVSPVTDDHVNPDYAWPALRELESIADDVGLPLAERLAVYERFLPADGRASVTQSEATGERDWLSPRIREAIEADDESGERYRSVLESGTNPVPGR; from the coding sequence ATGATCCCGGGGGCGGCCGAGTACGACGTCGACGTGGTGATCGACGAAGACGAGATCGAGCGACTGCTCGACGTGATGCCCGAAGACGTGACTGGACCCACGGAACTCACCTACGCCCGGAACGTGTTCGTACCGCTGACGACCGCCTGCCGGTACACGTGCACCTACTGCACCTACTTCGACCCGCCGGGGGAGGCGTCGCTGCTCTCGCTCTCCGAGGTCCGCGACATCTGCCGCCGCGGCGCCGATGCCGGCTGTACGGAAGCGCTGTTCACCTTCGGCGACGATCCGGACGACCGCTACACGGAGATCCACGCCCGGCTCGAGGAGTGGGGGTACGAGTCGATCCACTCGTACCTCCGGGCGGCCTGCGAGGTCGCGTTGGAGGAGGGACTACTCCCGCACGCGAACCCAGGGGACCAGACCCGCGACCAGATGGCGACCGTCGCGGACGTGAACGCGAGCATGGGCGTGATGCTGGAGACGACGGCCGACGTGGACGCACACGCGGGGCCGCGCCGGAAAGTTCCCGGCCAGCGCCTCGATACCATCCGCACGGCAGGCGAACTCGCCGTCCCGTTCACGACGGGGATCCTCGTCGGCATCGGCGAGGACTGGCGCACCCGCGCGGAGAGTCTGCTCGCCATCCGCGACCTCCACGAACGGTACGGCCACGTCCAGGAGGTGATCGTCCAGCCGGTGCGGGACAACGAGCGCTGGCGGGGCGGCACGCCCGACCTCGCGACGATGCGACGCGTGACGGCGATGGCGCGCGCTGCACTGCCCGAAGCGGTCTCCGTCCAGGTGCCGCCGAACCTGACCCCAGTCCGGGAGCTCGTCGACTGCGGCGTCGACGATCTGGGCGGCGTCTCGCCCGTGACGGACGACCACGTCAATCCCGACTACGCCTGGCCAGCGCTCCGCGAACTGGAGTCCATCGCCGACGACGTTGGCCTCCCCCTGGCCGAACGACTGGCGGTCTACGAACGGTTCCTGCCGGCGGACGGACGCGCCAGCGTGACGCAGTCGGAGGCGACGGGTGAGCGAGACTGGCTCTCACCGCGGATCCGCGAGGCGATCGAGGCGGACGACGAATCGGGCGAACGCTACCGGTCGGTGCTCGAATCCGGGACGAATCCGGTTCCAGGCCGCTAG
- a CDS encoding M48 family metallopeptidase gives MFDPVPIGDYPLAHAIFLLLVVGSSAFFGVLALVNVRYGRETLLREREWVADTLDVDDPERVSAYHRAKTTIGQFQSWITLVVVLIALYSGAVGTAVEWVEGLGFGPVVSGTAVFVVTVVGMQALSIPVDLYDTFVVEERFGFNNQTPALFVRDLLIGLVITVVIVAALSATVLWTVETLPTLWPVAALAIFATFSLAMLVVYPRVIAPLFNDFEPVEAGDLRDGVERVFDRAGFTCDDVYVMDASRRSGHSNAYFVGFGRTKRVVLFDTLVAQMDLPELESVLAHELAHWKRAHIWKQFAASLVRIGVALGVLWAVLETTWLYGMFDVPETAYAGLAIGALWVSPLLDLTTPLENRLSLAHEREADAFAVDVMGDGTPLVGALTRLTGENLQNPFPHPLYATFHYDHPPIPDRIRYIRGLGGDERDGPTDDVPTAGTGE, from the coding sequence ATGTTCGATCCGGTACCGATCGGCGACTATCCGCTCGCTCACGCGATCTTTCTCCTGCTGGTGGTCGGCTCGTCCGCGTTCTTCGGCGTGCTCGCCTTGGTGAACGTCCGGTACGGCCGTGAGACTCTCTTGCGTGAGCGCGAGTGGGTCGCGGACACCCTCGACGTCGACGATCCCGAGCGGGTGAGCGCGTACCACCGGGCGAAGACGACGATCGGGCAGTTCCAGTCGTGGATCACGCTCGTCGTCGTGTTGATCGCACTCTACAGCGGGGCGGTCGGGACGGCCGTCGAGTGGGTCGAGGGACTCGGCTTCGGTCCCGTGGTCAGCGGAACAGCGGTATTCGTCGTCACGGTTGTGGGGATGCAGGCCCTCTCGATTCCCGTCGACCTCTACGACACCTTCGTCGTCGAGGAGCGCTTCGGCTTCAACAACCAGACGCCGGCACTGTTCGTCCGGGATCTCCTGATCGGCCTGGTGATCACGGTCGTCATCGTCGCGGCACTTTCGGCGACGGTGCTCTGGACCGTCGAGACGCTGCCGACGCTGTGGCCGGTCGCCGCACTCGCCATCTTCGCTACGTTCTCCCTGGCGATGCTGGTCGTCTATCCGCGCGTGATCGCCCCGCTGTTCAACGACTTCGAACCCGTCGAAGCGGGCGATCTCCGCGACGGCGTCGAACGCGTCTTCGACCGCGCCGGCTTCACCTGTGACGACGTCTACGTCATGGACGCGAGCAGACGCTCGGGACACTCGAACGCCTACTTCGTCGGCTTCGGACGGACCAAGCGCGTCGTCCTCTTCGACACGCTCGTAGCGCAGATGGATCTGCCCGAACTCGAGAGCGTGCTCGCACACGAACTCGCCCACTGGAAGCGCGCACACATCTGGAAACAGTTTGCCGCGAGTCTCGTCCGGATCGGCGTCGCGCTCGGCGTCCTCTGGGCCGTATTGGAGACGACGTGGCTCTACGGGATGTTCGACGTTCCCGAGACGGCCTACGCCGGCCTCGCCATCGGCGCGCTCTGGGTCTCGCCACTTCTGGACCTCACGACCCCGCTCGAGAACCGCCTCTCGCTGGCCCACGAGCGCGAGGCCGACGCCTTTGCGGTCGACGTGATGGGCGACGGAACGCCACTCGTCGGGGCGCTCACCCGACTCACCGGCGAGAACTTACAGAACCCGTTCCCGCACCCGCTGTACGCCACGTTCCACTACGACCATCCCCCGATTCCGGATCGCATCCGGTACATTCGGGGACTCGGTGGCGACGAACGCGACGGCCCGACCGACGACGTCCCGACCGCCGGTACTGGCGAGTGA